Within the Deinococcus aerolatus genome, the region TGCGGGTTTCCCAGGTTCCAGAGGACAGCTCATACGGGTAATACTGCGCCCACAGCCACAGCGCCTCGCCGCCGGGAGGAGCCAGCGAGTCGTCCACAGCACTGAAGCTCATGGCGATCAGGGGCGGCTCACTCGTCGGTTCTCCGGCCAGATACTGCCCGTAGCCCTTCATCAGTTGCTGCTCGTTCTTGATCAGCAGGCCCAGGCCCACGCGGCTGTCAGGTTCGGTGTGGTGACGGTACTTGACTTGCTCGGACAGGGCGAGGCGCAGCACCATGCCGAAGCCGTTGCCCACGCGCACGTTGCGGGCAGAGGCAGGCACGAATTCGTCTGGCAGCGCCCCGGCGGTGGTCAGCACATGCGCCCCGGACACCACGGCGCGGGCGGTGTAGGTCTCGCCGTTCTCCAGCCGGATGCCCTGCGCCTTGCCATCTTTGACCAAGATGTCCTTGACCGGCGCGTTGACGAAGACCTCGCCGCCGTCGGCCTCAATCGCCCGCTTGAGGGCCTGGGTCAGCCCGCCGCTGCCGCCCTTGGGCCGGGCCACGCCGCCCTCGTGGTACAGCGGGTGCCACAGCAAAAACGGCGCGCTGAGGGGGTCCGTTGGCGGCGGCCCGCTCTGGGCCGCCATCCACGTCAGCGGCGCACGCACACGCTCGTCGCTGAAGTATTCCTTGGCCACCTCGCCGTAGGGCTTGAGGATGCGCGGCAGTTGCTCCATCCAGTCGCGGCCCTTGCCGGAACTGACCACCATCTTGCCCATGTCCAGGGGGCCGGGCGCGGAGTTGAACAGGTCGGCCACGCTGCGGGCAAACGGCGTCCAGTCGTCCAGAAAGCGGGTGTACGCCTCACCCTGGCCGGGGAACAGGGCTTCGAGCTCCCGCGCCGTGCGCCCCGCATCCCGGTGGATGAACCACGGGGTTTCGCCGTCGTAGGCGTGGAACATCGGATCGACTTCCAGGTAGTGCAGGCCGTGGCGGGTCAGCTCCAGCTCCCGCACCACCGGGGTCATACGGATCAGGATGTGCGCGCTGCCACCGTAGTCGAAGCGGTAGCCCGGCACCAGTTCCTCGGTGCTGACGGCCCCGCCGACGATGTGCCGCCGCTCGAACACGCCCACCTTCAGTCCAGCTTTGGCCGCGTAGGCCGCCGTCACCAGCGCGTTGTGGCCCGCCCCCATCACGATCACGTCAAAATCCGGCATGTGGATCAAGTCTGGCACGCGGCAGGCAGCACAGAGGGTTGGGAATCCGCCAATGGGCGGACCCGCTCCTGCCGGCGCAGCCTTTACCGTCCGTTGTCTGGACCCTGGCCATGAGGTTGCCCCACTGCCCTCGCCCACGATGAAAGCGACTTCAAGGGCGAGAGCCTCAGCCTGCCGCCCAGCGCCGAAGCGCCCGCGCCCTGCTGGCCACTCTTCTACGAGAGCTGCGGGAGACACGTTGCGGGGCATGCAGCTCCGGCACACGGGGGGTGAGAGAGAAGCGTAAGACGGCAGCCCCTACACTGGTCCCATGTTTGGCAACCGCCGCGTGCCCCCCCATATCGTCCTGACCTTCAGCGTGCTGCTGGGCGCGTTGTGTGGAGTGTGGGCCTTTTTCGCCGTCCGTTCGGAAAGCTGGCTGTGGGCCGCGCTGGCGCTGGCGCTGGCCGTGTGGTTCGTGGTGGACGCGGTGCGCTCTTACGGCTGGAACGAGAACAGGAAGCGTCTGGCCGCCGAGAAACAGGGCGCCGCCCGCTGAGCTACCCTTCCTCGCGCCTGAGCCAGAAGCGCATCGGCTTGGGCGTTTCCGCTGTCTCGCCCACGTCCTGCCAGTCCATGGTGGTCTGAAGGTCAGGTCGCTCCATGTAGCCCCGCGCCGACCAGAAGGCGTTCAGGGGACGGTACCCGGCGGGCCGCGCCGGATGGTCTTCCGGACGCTGCACGGCGCAGAAGGCAGTCACGCCCAGTCCCAGCCGCCGCGCGTGAGCCTCGCGTCCGTCAAAAAAGGCGTGGCCCAGGCCGCGTCCCCGGTACTGCGGCAGCAGCACGCTCTCGCCCAGGTACAGCACGTCCTCCACCCCGACTCCGGAGTGTTCAAAGGGAGCCTGAACGGCCGAGGTCTCGTGGATAAGGGGTACGGCGGTGCTGGCCCCCACCACGGCGTCTCCGTCGCGGGCCAGGAGGACCACGGCGTCCTCGGTGTCCAGATAGGTCCGCAGGTACGCTTCCTCGTAGGGCACCGTACCGTCGTACAGGTAGGGGAAGGCGCGAAACACGCCGATTCTGAGCCGCGCCAGATCCGTGACGAAGGGCCGCGCTTCCGGGCCGCTCAGGGCCGTGACCGAGACGTTCAGCCCCCCACCTGCCGGGTCCAGTCCTGAAGGTTGTAGTAGTTGGTCACGCGGGCAATCTTGCCGCCGTGAACCTCGAAAAAGGCCCCCACCGGCAGGCGGTACGTCTGGCCCCTGGCAGGGGGCAGGCCAGTGTCAGTGTGCAGGTACTCGCCGTGAATCACGAATTCGGCGGCGGCGCGCAGGCCGTCCACACTGGCCATCACGGTCAGATCACGGGCCTGCTCACGGTAGTGGGTGTCCATGTGAGCCAGAAACGCACCGAAGGCGTCCTTGCCCAGCTCGGTGCCGCCCTGGTTGATGTCATGCTGCACGTCGTCGCTCAGCAGTTCCAGCATGCCTGCCGGGTCCGCAGCGTTGAAGGCGGCGTAGTAGCGCGTAACCAGGTCGTGGGTGCTCGACTGCGGGCTGGGCGCCGTGTCAGAGGCCGGGCGGGCGGCAGGGGTCCGTGAGGTCATGTGGGTCAGAATAGGGCCAATCATGAGACGCATCCGTGGCGGGGAGCCCACAGGCCTTCATGCTGTGGCCAGCATCAGGGGAGACGGGAGAGGCCTGAGCCCACTAGGACGCCGTGTTCTGCTACTTTAGAAACAATTCAGACCGCAGCATCACGCGCCGTTGGCCTGTCCGGTCAGGTGCGTGCGTTCCAAAATGGAGGTTTCCCGCATGAAATCAATGCGTTACATCGTGACCCGTCCCTGCCTGCAAGAAGGCAGCCTGAGCATTCTTAAGTACCTCCAGTCCACCTTTCCCCAGAGTGGGCCGGCCACCTTTGTCGACGACAAGGGAGAGGAACACAGCGTGCAGGTGGACACCGAACGGGCGCGGGTGTGGGGCCTGGGCGGGCTGTACCACGCGCAGCACCTGGGCGTGAACGATGTGCTGGTGATGACCACTCTGGCCCCGGCGCGCTACCAGGTAGAGGCCATTGTCAAGCCGCATGCTCCGCCGCCCCTGCCCAGACGCGAACAGGACCGGCCCCCCGAGACGCGGCGCGTGGTGGTGTCCTCCACCGCCCACGTCCGCGAGGTGCGGATGCAGGAGGTGGCGCCAGCCCAGCAGCCCGCCGAGGCACAGCCACGTGAGGCACAGCCACGTCCGGTGCAGGCCCCCGAGCCGAGCGTGGCCGACAGCGGCGCCCAGGACGTCCGGGTGACCGAGGTGCGCGGCGCGGACAGAGCGGACAGAACCGAGCGGCCCCAGACTGAGAAGCCCGTCGAGCGGGCCAGGGCCGGATGGGGTGCGGCGGCCACGCCCAGTGCCCCACCTGCCGAGCCCACCACACCTTCACGCGCCAGTGCCGAACCGGCCGGGGCGGGCAGCCGTTCGGCGTCCGGGGCGGCCCTCGTGGCAAGTGAGACGGCGGTGCGTCCGGCGTCTGCGCCTGTGGTCAGCGATGTCGTGGTGGGCGGCGCCGTGATGGGCGGTGCGGACGCCGAGCTGGCCGAGCTGGCCCACCTGACCGGCTACCGGCTGGATGATCTGGGCGGCGGCGTCCTGCGCCTGAGGGCTGACCTGGGCGCGCACGGCTACGCGGTGCTGGTGGCCCTGGACGAGCACGCCCGGTCTGCGCCCGCCTGGAAGGAGGAAACCGGTTACCGCGTCATGCTGTGCAGCGAGGGAGAAACCCCGCAGGGGGTGGCCCGACTGACCCACGAGGCCCTGGCGGCCCTGATCGAGCACGCCCGGCTGGCCCCGCTGTCCCCGGTGGACCTGCGCGGCTACTGGAAGGCCGGGCATGTGGACCTGGAATCCGCCGCCAGCGTCGCCGAACTGGTCAGCGCGCATCTGGGGCAGCGCGGCATCTTCAGCTTCGTGCTGCTGACCCTGGCGCAGCAGCCGGCCCATAGCGTGGTCAGCGTGCCGCGTCTGGCCGAGAAGCTGGGCAGCGGCGTCAACTACGCCGAACTGGGCAGCATTCTGGAAACCCTGACCCGCGCCCCCTTCCTGGCCCTGACCCCGCTGTCGGGCGGTCAATTCCTGCTGCGAACCGATGTGGCCGATATTCTGGCCGATCTGGCCCAGTACTCCGAGGGCGTGCGCCGCCGCATTCGCACCCCGGCGGCGTCCGGCGCGGCCCGGCGCGAGGGCGTCCGCGCCTGAGCCGGCAGCCTGTCAGCCCCCACTGTTGACCCGTCACCGCGCCCCTACACTGGCGCGGTGACTGCTGTTCCGGCCTCTGTTCCCGACCTCCGCGCAGCGCTGCTGGCGTGGTTTGACGCCTCGGGCCGGGCGCTGCCGTGGCGGCTGGGGCCGGAGGGCCAGCGTGATCCCTACCGCGTGTGGGTGGCCGAGATCCTGCTGCAACAGACCCAGGTGGCGCGTGGCCTGCATTATTACGCCCGGTTCCTGACGGCCTTTCCCACCGTGCAGGCGCTGGCCGACGCCCCCCTTGAGGACGTGCTGAAGGCCTGGGAGGGCTGCGGCTACTACGCCCGCGCCCGCAACCTGCACCGGGCGGCGACACTGGTGGCCCAGCAGGGCTTCCCCACCACTTACGGCGGCTGGCTGGCGCTGCCGGGGGTGGGGCCGTACACTGCCGCCGCTGTGTCGAGTCTGGCGTGCGGCGAGGCCCGTGCCGTCAACGACGGCAATGTGCGCCGCGTGCTGGCCCGGCTGTACGGCGAGGCCCGCCCCACCGATGCGTGGATTCAGGCGCGGGCCGACGCCCTGCTGGCGCCGCAGCGCCCCGGCGCGTGGAACGAGGCGGTGATGGACCTGGGGGCCACCGTCTGCACCCCCAGGGCGCCGCGCTGTCCGGAGTGTCCGCTGGCGGCCCACTGCGCGGCGCGGGCGGGCGGCACGCCCACGGCTTTCCCTGCCCCCAAGGTCAGGACGGCGGTGCGTGGGGTGCAGGCGGTGGCCGTCCTGATCGGCGATGGGCAGGAGGCGGTGCTGGAGCGGCGGGAGGGTACCCTGCTGGGCGGCCTGATGGGCCTGCCTATGCGTGAGATCGGTCAGGACGAGACCCTACAGGCAGCGCTGGCAACGCTGTGTGCCCGCCTGGGTGCGCGTCCCGGCGAGCTGCTGGGCCAGGTATCGCACAGCATGACCCACCGCCAGATCACCCTGCACGTCTACGCCGCCGCCGCCCCTTTGCCCCAGCAGCGGGTGGCGGGCGCGGCGCTGTCCCGGCTGGATCACAAGGCGCTGGAACTGCTGCGGGCGCGGCAGGAGGGGCTGTTTGCCGCGCCGCCGCCGGAGGGCTCATCTGTTTGAGGGACTCCCGCTGCCGGACGACGCGCTACACTGCGGCGTTTATGAAGTCCAAGCTCGCCGCCGCCGCCGCCGCCCGCACCCTCCAGAAAACGCGAAGTGCGGCGCGCGGCGCGCTGCTGTGGGGCTACGAGCAGCGGCTGGCCCGCGAGGTGGGGGCGGGCGGCAAGCTGCCGCGCCATCTGGGCCTGATTCTGGACGGCAACCGCCGCTACGCGCGGGCCGGCGGCATGGGCCGCGAGATGGGGCATTCCTTCGGGGCGGACAAGGCCCACGAGGTTTTGCAGTGGTGTCTGGAACTGGGCATTCCCGCCGTGACCATCTGGGTGCTGTCCACTGACAACAGCAGCCGTGACCCCGAGGAAATCGCGCACATCCTGAGCCTGCTGGAACGTGAGGCGCTGAACCTGTCCACCGACCCCCGCATCCACGCCAACCGGGTGCGGGTGCGGGCCATCGGGCAGCACAGCAACTTTCCGGGACATGTGCTGGACGCCCTGCGTGAGCTGGAATCCAGAACCGCCCACTACGACGGCATGCGCCTGAACATCGCCGTGGGCTACGGCGGGCGTGAGGAGATCGTGGACGCGGTGAAACTGCACCTGTCGGCGCAGGCCGCCGCCGGGGTCACGCTGGAGCAGGCCACCGCCGAACTGGCCCCGGACCACATCAGCGCGCACCTGTACACCGCCGACACCCCGGACCCCGATTTCATCATCCGCACCAGCGGCGAGATCCGGCTGTCGGGTTTCATGCTGTGGCAGAGCGTGTATTCCGAGTATTACTTCTGCGACGTGTACTGGCCGGGCTTCCGCCGGGTGGATTTTCTGCGGGCGCTGCGCGACTTTCAGGGCCGGGACCGGCGGTTCGGGAAGTAGGCGGGGAGGGCGCTCCGGTCAGCCCGGCGCTCCCGCTTGGAGAGTACGCAAATCTTCCTCGCCCGGCTGTGGCCGCCGCCTACACTCTGTGCTTGTGAAAACAGCCCGCCTGAACCCCATGTTGATCCCCGTTGCCCTGCTGATTGCCACCTCTCTGGCGTCCTGCGCGCCCGCCGCGACCGAGCCGGGGTCTCGTAGCACCAGCACCGGAACTGCCGGCGCCCCGGCCCCGCGCTACGCCTTCAAGCCTGGACAGGTCTGGACCATCAGCGGCCTGGATCAGAACAGGAACACGTTCCGGAGCACAATCACCCTGACGGCCGCCGCGCCGAAGTACCGCCGTGGCGACGGCTGGTATTACGACGGTGACAACGGCTATATCAACCTGTTCGAGGTGGAACGGGGCACAAATTTTGAGGTCTGGGACGTCTCGGATTCCAGGCGGCTGGTGTTGTGTTACGTTCGCCAGTCCTACAGCGAAACCCAGGACACCTACGCGGGCATCGCGCTGGCCGGCACGCGGGAGGAGATCGACGGCCTGTTTGCCAAGCTCAGCACGGTGTACGGCGGCAGTTGCCGCGTCACCCGCAGCTGAATCCCACTTGCGCTCACGCCTCGCGCACGCCCGTGACCCAGTAGCGCACGCGCTCGGCGACGTTTTCCATGTGGTCGCCGACGCGTTCCAGACTGCGCCCCACCCGCATCAGCATCAGCGCCTTGCTGATGTTGCGCGGGTCTTCAAGCATGTAGGTGACCAGCTCGCGCTGAATCTGCTCGTACAGGTCGTCGACCTCGTCGTCCATGGTGATGGTGGTCTCGGCACGGCCCACGTCGCGGTCCGCAATGGCGGTGCGCAGGTTCTGGCTCATCTCGCCCAGACGGTCGAGCATGCGCGCCAGATTCACGTACTTCTTGAGGGCCGGGGCCTGCGCCAGTTCCGCGCCGTCCTCGGCGACGTGCACCACGTAGTCGCCCATGCGCTCGATGTCCGAGAGGCTCTTGAGAATCAGCGCCACCAGCCGCAGGTCACGGGCCACCGGCTGGTGCAGCGCAATGATCCGCAGGCACTCGGCCTCAATCCGGGCCTCCTGGGCGTCGACCTCGCGGTCCAGGGCCCGCACCTCGTCCAGGCGCTCGGTCTGCTCGCGCAGCAGCACGTCGGCAGCCACCGGCAGCATCTGCTCGACGGTGCCCAGCATGTTCAGCGCGTCGTTCAGGACGCTCCTCAGTTCGGTTTCAAGCACTTCGCGCATGGAGACTCCTGGGGTGGTTCTGGGCGCTCGGGTGGGGCGGGGCGGCGGCTCCTGGCAGGGGCCGGGCGGGCGGCAGCGTGTCGGTCACCGTTCTATCCCATTCCCCCGACCCCCGGTAGCGTGAAGCAAAAGGCGTTGCGCCCGTCAATGCGCGCTGCCCACGCCTGGCCGCCCCAGCCGTGCACGACGCTGCGGACGATGTACAGGCCCATGCCGCTGCCCTGCCCCGTGGCCCCCGCGCCGCGCGTGTGGGCCTGAAACAGGCTGTCGGTGTCGGGAATGGGCGGGCCGTGGTCCAGCACGCAGACCTCGGCCCAGGTGCCGCGGGCGGCGGTTTGAACCTCAATCTCCTGGCCCGGCGGGCCGTATTTCAGGGCATTCTCGATCAGGTTGAGCAGCACCTGCAGCAATTTGTCGGGGTCGGCCCGTACCAGATGGTCCGGGCCGAAGCTCAGGCGGGCGCCGCGCGCGATCAGTTCACTGTCCAGCAGCCGCTCGGCCCGCGCAAAGGCCTCGGCCAGCGGCAGGGTGCGGGCGCGGGTGGGCCGGAACCCCACGGCCAGGTCCTCCACCAGCCGGGCCAGCCGTCCGGTTTCCTGAAGGCCCTGGCGCACGAAATTCTGCGACAGCTCGCGCGGCATGTCGTATTCCAGTGCCTCCAGCACGCCCCTGAGGGCCGTGACCGGCGTGCGGAACTCGTGCGAGAGAACGGCGGTGGCCTCGCGCAGTTCCGCCTCGCGGCGGCGGTGTTCGGTGATGTCCTCGACGATCAGGGCCGCCGCCGCGCCGTCACGGGTGGCCGCGCATCGCAGGGTGCGTCCGCCCACCTCCAGCTCCAGCTCGCCGCCGCGCTCGGTCAGGGCCTCCAGGGTGTGCCGCCGCACCACTTCCAGCACGGGGCGGCCCGCGGCCCGCGCCTGGGTCACACCCCACAGTCGTGACGCCGCTGCATTGATCCGGGTGATCCGCCCCTGTTCGCTCAGTAGCACCGCCTGCAGCAGCGTGTCCATCCAAAAGTCAGGGACCAGGCCACCACGGTCTCCAGGCGTCATTTCGCCGCGCTCCAGGGCCGCATGCGGTAACCCTTGCCGCGCACCGTTTCCAGAAAGGCGGGCTGGCCCACCGTCTCGCCCAGGTGCGAGCGCAACTGCGTGACGTGCTGGTCCACCGTGCGCTCGCCGCCCAGGAAATCCGCGCCCCAGACCCGGTCCAGCAGCTCGGTGCGCGAGTACACGCGTCCGATGTTCTGGGTCAGAAAGGCCAGCAGATCAAACTCCCGGCGGGTCAGGTTGAGGCGCTGCCCCGCATGGCTGGCCTCCGCGCCGCCCAGATCCACCGTCAGCGGCCCGTTGGTGAGTGTCTGAGCGGTGTCCGGCTGGCTGCGCCGCAGCAGGGCGCGCACGCGGGCCACCAGTTCGGCGGCACTGAACGGCTTGGTCAGGTAGTCGTCCGCCCCGGTTTCCAGGCCCTCGACCCGCTCGGCCTCAGCGGCGCGGGCGGTGAGCATCAGCACCGGCAGGCGGCGCAGGTCCGCGTCGGCCCGCAGGCGGCGCAGGAAGCCCAGCCCGCTCTCGCCGGGCAGCATCCAGTCCAGCACCAGCGCGTCGGCACCGGCCAGGGCGTCCAGGCCGCCCGCCGTGGAATCAAGCGCCGTGACCCGCAGCCCGGCACGCTCCAGGTGAAAGCGCAGCACATCCCGCACGGTTTGCTCGTCCTCGATCACAACGACGTGGCTCATTGCCTCCATTCTGACGGGTCAGGTCAGGGCGATGTCAGGCGGTCCCGTGGCAGGGCCGGGGCCGAATGGGGTCGGAGCTTCCTTTTTTGCCCCCCTCCCTGTGCGTTACCCTGCATGGGCTGCGCGCCGGGCATGGGGCGCGGCCGTGGTCCGGGCACACAGCGCCATCCCTCTCCAGGCCGTTCTGTGAGACGCCTTCCCGGCACGTACAGGAGCCAGCTATGCAAAAGTTCTACACCTCAGAATCGGTTTCGGAAGGTCACCCGGACAAGCTTGCGGATTTCATCTCGGACAGCATTCTGGACGAGTTTCTGCGCCAGGAGCCGGGCAGCCGGGTGGCGGTGGAAACGCTGCTTACCACCGGCATGGCCGTGGTGGCCGGCGAGGTCCGCGCCGAGACCGCCCACGTCGACATCCAGAAAACCGTGCGCGAGGCGGTCAAGACCGTGGGCTACACCCGCGCCAACTACGGCTTTGATGCCGAGTACAGCGCGGTGCTGGTCTCCATTCACGAGCAGTCGCCGGAAATCGGCGCGGGCGTCGATACCTCTGAAGAGTGGCGCGAGATGACCCCCGAGCAGCAGGCGGACCCCGCCAACGCCCACAGCCGCATCGGCGCGGGCGATCAGGGGCTGATGTTCGGCTACGCCACCGACGAGACGCCGGAGCTGATGCCGCTGCCGATCTCGCTGGCGCACGCGCTGACGCGCCGCATCGCCCAGCTGCGCAAGGACGGCACGCTGACGTATCTGCGCCCCGACGCCAAGGCGCAGGTGACGGTGGTGCGCGACGGCGAGCCGCATGAGGGCGGCGCGGTGGCCGTGGACACCGTGGTGATCAGCACCCAGCACGACGAGGACGCCACCCAGGCGCAGATCCGGGCCGACATGCTCGAGCACGTGATCCGGGCGGTGATTCCGGCGGAACTGCTGAACGCCGACACCAAGTACTTCATCAATCCAAGTGGACGCTTTGTGATCGGCGGGCCACATGGCGACACTGGCCTGACCGGGCGCAAGATCATCGTGGACACCTACGGCGGGGCGGTGCCGCACGGCGGCGGGGCGTTCTCGGGCAAGGACCCCACGAAGGTGGACCGTTCGGCGGCGTACTACGCCCGCTACATCGCCAAGAATCTGGTGGCCGCCGGGCTGGCCCGCCGCGCGCTGGTGGAGGTGGCCTACGCCATTGGCCGCGCCCATCCGGTCAGCCTGCGGGTGGACACCTACGGCACCGGTACCCTGAGCGACGAGCGGCTGGCCGAGCTGATTGACGCCCACTTCGACGCCCGTCCGCAGTCGATCATCGCGCAACTGGGCCTGCAGCGCCCGATCTACGCCCAGACCGCCGCCTACGGCCACTTTGGGCGCCCGGAATTTCCCTGGGAACAGATGGACCGGGCCGAGGGGCTGCGGTTGGCGGCACAGGAGCAGGAGGAGCCGCAAACCACCGTGGTCTGACCCATCAGGGGTGCGTGGGGTTGAGTGCCCCCGGTTTGGAACTTGAGATGTCGTTCAAACACTGCGGCCACCGCCTGATCGGGGGGTGGCCGCAGTGTTGGCAGTCCCGGAGCATTTGTCCAATGAGCGGTTCAGTTCTACCTGAACGGCGTGAGCGAATTGGATGGGGGATTTGAGACTTGTAAAGCTGCGGAGCAGAGAATGGAAGCGTCAGAAGTCTCTTTTTCTGGCGCTTCCATTCGGACAGATGCTCTGGAGAGGTCTCGTCAGGGCTGGGCGCGCATGGGATCCACGGTCAGCACCGGGGCCACGGCCAGCGCCCTGACGCCGCCTTCAAGCAGGTCGTCGCGGCCCTGGGTGAGGGCGCGGATCTGTTCCTCGCCCTGGACAAACGCCTGATCAGGGGTGATGCGGGTGGGGTACGGCGTGCCGTCAGCCTTGGCGTAATTCAGGACGGTCAGTTGCAGCGCGCCCTCGCCCACCTCGAATACGCGGGTGGCGGTGTTGCCCACCCCGGCGGTGGTTTCCCCGATCACCGGGCCGCGCCCGGCGTACTGGATCTCGTAGGCAAAGAATTCACTGCACGAGGCACTGCCGCCGTCGACCAGCACCGCCAGCGGCCCGGTCCACAGTTTTGGATTGCGGACGCTCCCAGCAATGCGGCCGTCTTCCAGGCGCGTGCCACTTTGGACCAGGGTGCGGGCGTTGCCGCTGACGCTGCGGGCCACGCGGGTCAGGCTGGGCACAAAGGCGCTCACGCCGCTGTCGCACTCGAACAGGCTACCGCCCCCGTTGCCGCGCAGGTCCACGATCAGGCCCGCCGCGCCGCGCCGCTGGGCCTGCCCCACCAGATCGTGCACCGCCTGCGCCACCCCGCCGCCCGACAGGAAGGTGGGAATTCGCAGCACGGCCACCTCACCCCCCGCCGTGGTGGCCGTGGCCGCCGCCCCCGCCGGGAGGCTGGCCGGCACGTAGCTGATGCGCGGCAGGTCACGCGTGCTGCTCTCGCTGGAGGTCAGGGTCACGGTCAGGGCGGTGCCCTGCCGGGTCAGCCCCAGCACCGTGGGCCGCCCGCCCTCCTTGGCCTTCCGGAGGCCCTCGAAGGTGTAGGGAGCGCCGTTGAGGGTCAGCAGCAGGTCGCCGCGCCGCAGGCCTCCCGCCTCGGCGGCACTGCCGGGGACGACTTCGGTCACCACACGGTTCTCGCCGTCCAGCCGGGCCATCTTGACCCCGAATTGCAGCCGGTTGCCGCCGCTGGCGCTGGCCACGAACTCCTTGAAATCCTCGGGGGTCTGGAAAAAGGTGTGCTCGTCCCCCAGCGCGGTGACCTCGGCCTGAATCACCGGGTACGCCTTGCTCTCGGCACAGGTGGTGGGGGCCGGGCCGCACACCGCGTCCAGCCGCTTCTGGTACTCGGCGGTCAGCGCCGCGCGGTCCACCGTGGACAGGCCGCCGTAGTTGTTGACCAGCAGGGCGTT harbors:
- a CDS encoding phytoene desaturase family protein yields the protein MPDFDVIVMGAGHNALVTAAYAAKAGLKVGVFERRHIVGGAVSTEELVPGYRFDYGGSAHILIRMTPVVRELELTRHGLHYLEVDPMFHAYDGETPWFIHRDAGRTARELEALFPGQGEAYTRFLDDWTPFARSVADLFNSAPGPLDMGKMVVSSGKGRDWMEQLPRILKPYGEVAKEYFSDERVRAPLTWMAAQSGPPPTDPLSAPFLLWHPLYHEGGVARPKGGSGGLTQALKRAIEADGGEVFVNAPVKDILVKDGKAQGIRLENGETYTARAVVSGAHVLTTAGALPDEFVPASARNVRVGNGFGMVLRLALSEQVKYRHHTEPDSRVGLGLLIKNEQQLMKGYGQYLAGEPTSEPPLIAMSFSAVDDSLAPPGGEALWLWAQYYPYELSSGTWETRTAEARENILNAFEHYAPGTRDTIVGELVQTPQWLETNLGLHRGNVMHLEMSFDQMFSFRPWMRASQYKWPGLKGMYLTGASTHPGGGIMGASGRNAAQVLVKDLTRRGWK
- a CDS encoding GNAT family N-acetyltransferase; this translates as MFRAFPYLYDGTVPYEEAYLRTYLDTEDAVVLLARDGDAVVGASTAVPLIHETSAVQAPFEHSGVGVEDVLYLGESVLLPQYRGRGLGHAFFDGREAHARRLGLGVTAFCAVQRPEDHPARPAGYRPLNAFWSARGYMERPDLQTTMDWQDVGETAETPKPMRFWLRREEG
- a CDS encoding ketosteroid isomerase-related protein — translated: MTSRTPAARPASDTAPSPQSSTHDLVTRYYAAFNAADPAGMLELLSDDVQHDINQGGTELGKDAFGAFLAHMDTHYREQARDLTVMASVDGLRAAAEFVIHGEYLHTDTGLPPARGQTYRLPVGAFFEVHGGKIARVTNYYNLQDWTRQVGG
- the mutY gene encoding A/G-specific adenine glycosylase, whose amino-acid sequence is MTAVPASVPDLRAALLAWFDASGRALPWRLGPEGQRDPYRVWVAEILLQQTQVARGLHYYARFLTAFPTVQALADAPLEDVLKAWEGCGYYARARNLHRAATLVAQQGFPTTYGGWLALPGVGPYTAAAVSSLACGEARAVNDGNVRRVLARLYGEARPTDAWIQARADALLAPQRPGAWNEAVMDLGATVCTPRAPRCPECPLAAHCAARAGGTPTAFPAPKVRTAVRGVQAVAVLIGDGQEAVLERREGTLLGGLMGLPMREIGQDETLQAALATLCARLGARPGELLGQVSHSMTHRQITLHVYAAAAPLPQQRVAGAALSRLDHKALELLRARQEGLFAAPPPEGSSV
- a CDS encoding isoprenyl transferase, with product MKSKLAAAAAARTLQKTRSAARGALLWGYEQRLAREVGAGGKLPRHLGLILDGNRRYARAGGMGREMGHSFGADKAHEVLQWCLELGIPAVTIWVLSTDNSSRDPEEIAHILSLLEREALNLSTDPRIHANRVRVRAIGQHSNFPGHVLDALRELESRTAHYDGMRLNIAVGYGGREEIVDAVKLHLSAQAAAGVTLEQATAELAPDHISAHLYTADTPDPDFIIRTSGEIRLSGFMLWQSVYSEYYFCDVYWPGFRRVDFLRALRDFQGRDRRFGK
- the phoU gene encoding phosphate signaling complex protein PhoU, which produces MREVLETELRSVLNDALNMLGTVEQMLPVAADVLLREQTERLDEVRALDREVDAQEARIEAECLRIIALHQPVARDLRLVALILKSLSDIERMGDYVVHVAEDGAELAQAPALKKYVNLARMLDRLGEMSQNLRTAIADRDVGRAETTITMDDEVDDLYEQIQRELVTYMLEDPRNISKALMLMRVGRSLERVGDHMENVAERVRYWVTGVREA
- a CDS encoding sensor histidine kinase, with product MDTLLQAVLLSEQGRITRINAAASRLWGVTQARAAGRPVLEVVRRHTLEALTERGGELELEVGGRTLRCAATRDGAAAALIVEDITEHRRREAELREATAVLSHEFRTPVTALRGVLEALEYDMPRELSQNFVRQGLQETGRLARLVEDLAVGFRPTRARTLPLAEAFARAERLLDSELIARGARLSFGPDHLVRADPDKLLQVLLNLIENALKYGPPGQEIEVQTAARGTWAEVCVLDHGPPIPDTDSLFQAHTRGAGATGQGSGMGLYIVRSVVHGWGGQAWAARIDGRNAFCFTLPGVGGMG
- a CDS encoding response regulator transcription factor gives rise to the protein MSHVVVIEDEQTVRDVLRFHLERAGLRVTALDSTAGGLDALAGADALVLDWMLPGESGLGFLRRLRADADLRRLPVLMLTARAAEAERVEGLETGADDYLTKPFSAAELVARVRALLRRSQPDTAQTLTNGPLTVDLGGAEASHAGQRLNLTRREFDLLAFLTQNIGRVYSRTELLDRVWGADFLGGERTVDQHVTQLRSHLGETVGQPAFLETVRGKGYRMRPWSAAK
- the metK gene encoding methionine adenosyltransferase, whose translation is MQKFYTSESVSEGHPDKLADFISDSILDEFLRQEPGSRVAVETLLTTGMAVVAGEVRAETAHVDIQKTVREAVKTVGYTRANYGFDAEYSAVLVSIHEQSPEIGAGVDTSEEWREMTPEQQADPANAHSRIGAGDQGLMFGYATDETPELMPLPISLAHALTRRIAQLRKDGTLTYLRPDAKAQVTVVRDGEPHEGGAVAVDTVVISTQHDEDATQAQIRADMLEHVIRAVIPAELLNADTKYFINPSGRFVIGGPHGDTGLTGRKIIVDTYGGAVPHGGGAFSGKDPTKVDRSAAYYARYIAKNLVAAGLARRALVEVAYAIGRAHPVSLRVDTYGTGTLSDERLAELIDAHFDARPQSIIAQLGLQRPIYAQTAAYGHFGRPEFPWEQMDRAEGLRLAAQEQEEPQTTVV
- a CDS encoding S41 family peptidase, translated to MNAPTRPSAPRRVQSGSPLLARLGRLAALGSVLLLGVTGAQTASSPAQLVFNQVNALLVNNYGGLSTVDRAALTAEYQKRLDAVCGPAPTTCAESKAYPVIQAEVTALGDEHTFFQTPEDFKEFVASASGGNRLQFGVKMARLDGENRVVTEVVPGSAAEAGGLRRGDLLLTLNGAPYTFEGLRKAKEGGRPTVLGLTRQGTALTVTLTSSESSTRDLPRISYVPASLPAGAAATATTAGGEVAVLRIPTFLSGGGVAQAVHDLVGQAQRRGAAGLIVDLRGNGGGSLFECDSGVSAFVPSLTRVARSVSGNARTLVQSGTRLEDGRIAGSVRNPKLWTGPLAVLVDGGSASCSEFFAYEIQYAGRGPVIGETTAGVGNTATRVFEVGEGALQLTVLNYAKADGTPYPTRITPDQAFVQGEEQIRALTQGRDDLLEGGVRALAVAPVLTVDPMRAQP